In Pelobates fuscus isolate aPelFus1 unplaced genomic scaffold, aPelFus1.pri scaffold_24, whole genome shotgun sequence, the genomic stretch tagtgagtctagtgagtcttaggttagtgagtctagtgagtcttaggtgtcttagtgagtgtgtgtttgtcagtgagagtgtgtgttttataagtgagtgtgtatgtgtctctgtctgtcactgagtgtgtctttggcagtaaatttgtgtgtctgttagctagtgtgtatgcgtctgttcgtgagagtgtgtgtgtgttttaaaccccttaagcacttacctttctccagcgccggactcccttggcgctggggatccctccgccccgacctgcctctcagctcccaatgcgcatgcgtggcaagagccgcgcgcgcattcaaaccgcccatagaaaagcattactcaatgctttcctatggacgtcgagcgtcttctcactgtgattttcacagggagaatcgcggaagcgcctctagccgctgtcagtgacacagccactagaggctggattaaccatcagtgaaacatagcagtttctctgaaactgctatgtattcagctgcagggttaaactagagggccctggaacccagaccacttcattgagctgaagtgatctgggtgtctaaagtggtcctttaagtgtatgtgtatctgcatacacttgcgtacataccgcggtcgcagccctgcagccCTGCAACCCGGAGCCTGCCGCCATCTgttgcccgcgcagagtaagtgcggggggaagggcacggatcaattttagcaccggggccccatgggtcgtgtgtacgccactgactcccaGCATTACGTTTAGACAAATGTATTTGTGGAAAGCTGTACTAGCTAATACAACGGGAAAGGGAATCCATGAAGGTGATACCCTGGTGGTCCGCCACACAGATCAACATGTTAGCTCCTAATTTGGTGCTAAAATCAGGACAATTTTTGCTGTCATGTTTTTATCATGATTTGAAATAGCATTgaaatgtttttgatgttttggaAAAAAGTCCCTAGAGTGCGGAACTCATTGCTGTTGTTTACTGTGCCAGACCTACACCAGGCTTCATAAAGGATTTCCTGgagaacacagtgtgtgtgttttaatataactggtcttagttgttgttagagggtaaacatagatatataacatacaattatgtaattatgtaatttaaaaattgccACGACTAAGAGCTCTTCTGCTATGATCTTACTACATCCTACCTGAGCTACCTGTCTGAACAAACGAGGATCAAAATcccttttctctgtttctttacGACACGAGCTTCAACCCACCTTGATAACACTGGCCCCTTCCCTTTCTTGCATAAGAGTGAGAAAGAAAACCTTGGaatatattcttttaatagtTATCACAGTAATGTTTGTGGAGAACATCAGGCTCATCCCAAAGGAGATGTGTCAGCTTTCACCGGCTCTGCTAGATCGTGACAACCCTCGGGACCCATGGAGCTGCTAATGAATTCTTGGTTAGATAGTTTAGTACATTCCACGATAGATGGCATCGACCTCCGTCCTCTTATTTTACCTAAATGTATTCGTTTTATCCATTCGGAAACAcagtgtgagagcagagtgtgaaaaGATGGAGTAGGGACAGTGGAGGGTGTGTCATAAGACTGTATCCAATCAGAGCGTGGTTAGATCAGCCAATAAGATGCTAGCTGGAGATGTATAATTTGGAGGCTGCTGCGGGCGCGTATTATTGCTTGATCTTCATAGAGAATAGTGACCATGTCTGAAGCCGCCCCAGCTCCCGCCGCCGCACCTGCGGTAGAAAGCGCCTCCAAGAAGAAGCAGCCCAAGAAAGCAGCCGGTGTCAAGAAAGCCGCTAAGCCCTCCGGTCCTAGCGTGTCCGAGCTCATTGTCAAAGCTGTGTCCGCTTCTAAAGAGCGCAGCGGGGTGTCCCTGGCAGCTCTGAAGAAGGCTTTGGCTGCTTCTGGTTATGATGTGGAAAAGAATAACAGCCGCCTCAAGCTGGCTCTCAAGGGCTTGGTGACTAAAAGCACTCTCGTCCAGGTCAAAGGAAGCGGAGCTTCCGGCTCCTTCAAGCTCAACAAAAAGCAGGCGGAGAGCAAGGACAAGGCTACCAAGAAAAAGGCACCGGCTAAAGTCAAGAAGCCTGCCCCGAAGAAAGCCACCAAGTCTCCAGCCAAACCTAAGAAGGTAGCTGCAAAGAGCCCGAAAAAGGCCAAAAAGCCGGCCGCCTCCGCTAAAAAGGCCACCAAAAGTCCGAAGAAAGTCAAAGCCGCCAAGCCCAAGAAGGTAGTGAAAAGCCCGGCTAAGAAGACCGTGAAGAGCCCTGCCAAAAAGGCAGCCAAACCCAAAGCCGCAAAGAGTCCTGCAAAGGCTAAAAAGGCAGCTCCCAAAAAGAAATAAGCCTTGctcgcatttaattttattttccaaaccccaaaggctcttgtaagagccaccacattctcatttcagagctatatatcagtgatggcaacgtgtttgttttggtgtcatgtcacacatatcgttccccctccatccctcattcTAAAGTCAGGAATAACCTAATGAATCCTGTAATCCCAGCATCTAGTGCTCGAAAAGATTACACAGGAATGTATCTTGTCGGTGTGGCTAAGTCCCCGTATACCAGTGCTACACTTGagcgttgattttttttatttttttttggcttagAAATTCCCTCCGTTCTAAGATACTGAGGGTGTTTCTTCATTAAATTGCGAAAGGCCAGTTTTAGTGAGAAAcgcatataatatatagaatatcaCACAGTGTCCTTCCAGACTAGATTTAATGTTATTGCCTTTTTCAGTAAGATAATAAAGCAGAACATATTTTAGGGATTGCGATTTTGTACATGGTGATAATAAAAGGGACTGTCCTCGTCCTCTCTCCACGTGTGAAACGGGCGCTTATTTCGATATTCAAAGAGTGATAAAGCCCAAGAAATGATACCTTGTGCAGTAGCTAAGCCGACTATCAAAGAAACACTAAAGACATGATAAAATGATTATACTTCAAAAGACTTCACGATTGTGAAATCTTTTGAAGCATAAAcagctttggttttaaaagccaGAACCATTTCGAGCACGGAAGGAGAGGGTTAAGCATATtattgagaggaaaaaaaaaagtgaaggggcGTGTTTAAAACGCCCGCCTCCTTTGCTGCAGGTCCCCATACGGTCCGTCCGAGGAGTATATAAGGAAGAGCTTTGCACAGCATCTCATATCGTTCGTGCAGAAAGAAGAGCAGAACCATGTCTGGCAGAGGCAAAGGAGGAAAGGGTCTCGGAAAAGGTGGCGCTAAGCGTCACAGGAAGGTTCTTCGTGACAACATCCAGGGCATTACCAAGCCTGCAATTCGTCGCCTTGCTCGCAGGGGAGGCGTGAAGCGTATTTCCGGCCTCATCTATGAGGAGACTCGCGGGGTGCTGAAGGTATTCCTGGAGAACGTCATCCGGGACGCCGTCACTTACACCGAGCATGCCAAGAGGAAGACTGTCACCGCCATGGACGTAGTTTATGCTCTTAAGCGCCAGGGCCGCACTCTCTATGGCTTCGGAGGTTAAAACTCGGGCTTGACTTTACCGCACACCCCATTAACCCAAAGGCCCTTTTCAGGGCCACCCACTTTTTCACTAAAAGACTGAAcctaatcactttaaccccttccacacctGATAAATTGCCTGCTATCTACATAGATACACCGAGAAGGAGATAGTAGTAGAGGCTGCTCCCAAACATCTAGACGGGAAAGGTTGCTAAACACTGTATTTGTAGACCGCATTTTTGAACCATCGGAGGATTTGGAGCCGCCTTCTGTTAATGGTAGGGGATGTAAAAAAATATGAGcaagtacgtacacacacactgtcaagaaagctctggttttggtgtattgttactgttgcctacatttaatacatgcttgcagccacttaaatagaaacattgttactaGCTTTGCATATGCACTCCTGTGTTAACTATGTATTCTCCTCTAAGCGAAAAAGTAGTCTTTTTCCTGCTGCCTCTCCACACGATGGATTCTAAATAGTGAAGTTATTGTAAAATCGCCAGTGAAATAGACCAGCAGAGATGATGGCTACATCGTTGCCTGACGTGAAAATGGGATATGTGGGGACATTTGAGCATTGTAGTGTGTGGGCTCCGTAGCTAGCCCGCTCAAAGTCACAGGCTAAAAGACacgtttttatgaatgtgttGGAGCTCGTTCGAGTGCAGAtttggtggctcttaaaagagcctttgtgttttgtgttagcaGGTTTCAACTTAAGCACGTTCGCCTCGGATCCTACGAGCCAGCTGGATGTCTTTGGGCATGATTGTGACCCTCTTAGCGTGGATGGCGCACAAGTTGGTATCCTCAAAAAGACcaaccaggtaagcctcgctagccTCTTGCAGAGCCATGACAGCAGAGCTCTGGAAGCGCAGATCAGTCTTGAAATCCTGAGCGATCTCACGGACAAGGCGCTGGAAGGGCAGCTTGCGGATGAGCAGCTCGGTGGACTTCTGATAACGGCGGATCTCCCTGAGAGCCACAGTTCCTGGACGGTAACGGTGAGGCTTTTTCACTCCCCCGGTAGCTGGGGCGCTCTTTCTAGCAGCTTTGGTGGCTAGCTGCTTGCGGGGAGCCTTGCCTCCGGTCGACTTACGGGCTGTCTGCTTAGTTCTGGCCATTGTAGCAAAACGAAAGGGAATGAACGCTGCTCGCTGTAGCCTGGGCTTTATAGCCGATACGGCGTTTTCATTGGTTCATCAAGTGGGTGGtatgttctgattggctgaaaacaaatagtaaaccatttcaaaatacccgctcaaatcaactgcttctcatcccctcccccacattcaaaatgcccgctcaaatcaactgcttcatcccctcccccctcctccatctatTGAGACCACGCGCCCAAAGAAGGGATCTAAGCCTTTAGTGACCCTTCCTGTcctgacagcatttattatagacgCTACTAGTTGAAAGGAATGGCAGTGGGCAGTAATGGACGTATTCCTCCCAACATACTTATTAATAGCTGTATAGGCTTTATCGAGGGGGAGGGGTGCATGGGACATTGACCTCTTACACATGCAGAAAGGCCGCTTCTTTCGATGGGATAGAAGCCACGTCTGATAAAGGACTTTCACTCACAGGACGCTCAGTAGCCATACAAATGAGCTCCAggagacagagcagcaggaaatgttacaaagcatccacttattgaaacaatgttttcagCCGAGAGGCCAGGCTATTAAGGCTGCGTTAACTCATCCAGCAGCACAGACAACAGAGCTGTAGCGCCGCTAGGATTTGAACGCTCATAGTAGGTTTCACCCGGCATGTCCTCCAGACAGCgggagaggggggaatcctgAGAGTGAGCGACATGTAGAGATGCCCCGCTTAACAAAAGAGGACctgtacactatatacacttgccCCAATTGGTATTAATTTGCTGCTGCGTTTATCATAGACATGCATGGCAGCCATTGATTTTAACTAGTTCTATAGCTGGAATGTTGGACAGGATATGGACTGCAAATGGGACTCAGTCAGTGCTGTGACAGAAGCGCCCTAATATTTTAGCTTGCTTATGAGCTGCcagcgtggtgtgtgtgtgtgtgtgtgtgtgtgtgtgtgtgtgtatagatacagGGAACGGTTTGCGCGCAGCAGAACAATTAATCGGCTCTTTGTGGAGAacgtgggtggctcttaaaagagcctttgtgtttggtaGGTGAGGGAGGCAGGTGCAGCAGCTGTCCGCTTTACTTGCTCTTGGGCTTGTGGCTCTCGGtcttcttgggcagcagcacagcctggatgttaggcaggacacctccctgggcgatagtcactcctcccagcagtttgttgagctcttcatcgttacggacagcgagctggagatggcggggaatgatgcgggtctttttgttgtctctagcggcattccctgccagctccagaatctcagcggtcaggtactccagcactgcagccagatagaCGGGGGCACCGGCTCCCACACGCTCTGCATAATTGCCCTTCCTCAGCAAACGGTGGACTCTGCCGACTGGGAACTGAAGTCCCGCTCGGGATGAGCGAGTCTTCGCCTTTGCACGGGTCTTTCCACCTTGCTTTCCGCGGCCAGACATGTTTGTTCTTGAttgaatgcaagaagatgaaaactcctcccctaccacaggctatttataaacacactctgctctgtgattggatgactttacAAGCAGCCAATTAGAGACACGTTATACAGGGAACCAATCTATTGCTGGAGCTAGTGTTAAACAGCCGCTTCCTTACGTCATCTGACTTTAGCAACCAATCGCAGGAAGGGAAGCGGAAGGGCCTCATTTACATGGTCCGCCTATAAATAGAACCGCCGGAGCAAGCAGCTTGCTATTCGCTCGCGAGCTAACAGCGTTAATCATGCCTGATCCAGCAAAGTCCGCACCAGCCCCCaagaaaggctccaaaaaagccgtcaccaagactcagaagaaagatggcaagaagcgtagaaagagcaggaaggagagctatgccatctacgtgtacaaggtgctgaaGCAGGTCCATCCCGACACCGGCATCTCCTCCAAGGCAATGGGGATCATGAactcctttgtcaatgatatctttgagcgcatcgcaggagaagcttctcgcctggctcactacaacaagcgctccaccatcacctcccgggagatccagactgccgtgcgcctgctactacccggagagctggcaaagcacgccgtgtctgagggcaccaaggctgtcacaaagtacaccagcgccaagtaaATGTCCGCCTCCCTGACCACCCgctaacacaaaggctcttttaagagccacccacactgTCTCTCTCAGAGCTGGCATCACACCCATGCATCAACTCTACAGCTTACTTGCTGCCCACCACAAGCTCACGCAAACGTGTAGCTTTCCTTTcacttaaccctttccatgctgtCCTGTAACTCTGAAGATCTCGAGCTGCTCGTGTTTGCACATTTTAGACACTTGTATCACTCACATGCTGATTTAGCCACCTAATGCTCAGTTTGCTCCGCTCTATTACTTTAAAGTCTACCTAGATACCGGACTTGATCTTAGAAGATATTCGTTGGGCGGCTGTATATCTAGTAACTGTAGATTAGGGACAGGCTTCTTATTCAGGGTAGCGCTTGAAGTCACATTAGGGATATTATAAAAGCTGCTACTGTAGGAGATCTTATACCTAATACTTTACCAAATGGCTACATGGCCAGGGATTTCACTCGATAAGTGTATCcgtttctttctcttttgttatagcctattgaaacaatgtttcacttCATCCTGATACTGTCTATTACTATGTTGCAACTCATGGAAGCCTAGTATGTGGTTCTAGCGTCTTTTTGCTCACGCTAGTATTTTACTAGACTTTAAAAGGTCTTTTTGACATATATACCTCAAAACAGCTAGTGTGCAATATCTAGCCTACCTACCCTATTTTCTATCATTTCCACTAGTTATGGGGAATGTGCGCAGGCTTACTTTGGAACATTTAGCAGGCTTttccctttattgcacattggATATGTacggatttatttttgtaattgtctttattTTGTGTAAGTCTTGATATTGGTGACTTCTTTTGGGGTATCCCACCCCTTTAGCTTTATTCTTATTAAAGGTTTAGTTGTATCCATTTGTTCAGCCAACCCCCGACTGAATTAGATACCTGTCCTTAGAAAGTATCTACATTAGTCCACATACGATTGTTCATTACTTTTTGGATACATGgaaatcctcctttttttttttttttttttgatttggtgTTTGCCAGTAAAGAACAATTTAGACCATTGAGGCTTCATCTAAATATCAGCATGATGatttcagtgtctgcagacaTGTTGAGCTTATTAAAGACAATCTGATAAGCCTGTTTTGATCTTAAAGAcataagcattttattttttttgtaacttgcctttttttcctgtttattgcGCCAACACATTATACACTTTCTCACCAGATGTGCCTGTATACACTCAAACAGCGTTTTCCAATTGGTTTTCTGCAGGAACCTATGGTCCAGCGAGAACAAAACTGGAGTTCTGTAGTGATTTGCCCATTGGGTAGCCCATACACTTAAAGAAACCTGatgggcattgctgcagagggactCGGTAAGCACTGTTTAATTGCCCAACGGAATCCCTGTAGCATGAGATGCTGGGAAGTGACTGACTATCATTACCTCCCAGCTTCAAATAGAAAATGCTGcactggagggagagagaccgCAGTCGGCACTGAGCAGcgatttaggcggctgcctaaggcctaACTCGCCATCGGGCAGGCATACTGTGTCAGGTACAAGGACCCCACACCTTGCCCGGTATGCTGCTGGTTGCGAGGTCCCTCCACTCTGTCCTGAGAAGCAGAaagccagcacagtctgcagctccgctgactatgcagtgtctcgcgatctctggccaatcagaccGTCGCCGCGGGATACCACTTCAATGCTCTGACTTCTGGATATTGTGAGGCACTGCAcaatctgcagctcacacctggtGGAGTTGCAGACTGTGCAGTCTCTCAGGGCAAATTGTAGAGAGAGCTTACTGgagcaccagggatcaaagacacCAGGGGCCACCAGTTGCAATCCCCTCCCTCACTTTCACACCACTGTGCAACCCgctcccttactgtgtcaccccgTCTCTCCCTCAGGCACTCTACCACCGTTCAACCTCTACCACCGTGAGGTTGGAGTGCCTCGTGTCGCCTGCTGCGTTCAGATAGCTGGGGTGGTGATTGATGCCACAGTCTGttcccccagtggggaccgggataacccccaccggtccagagggggggggggggggtaggagacctgTAGAGACGCTTGGTGTGTCTGGCGTcggggtgagcggccgtctctccccggctccaacttTAGTAGGCCGCACTC encodes the following:
- the LOC134584816 gene encoding histone H3 — protein: MARTKQTARKSTGGKAPRKQLATKAARKSAPATGGVKKPHRYRPGTVALREIRRYQKSTELLIRKLPFQRLVREIAQDFKTDLRFQSSAVMALQEASEAYLVGLFEDTNLCAIHAKRVTIMPKDIQLARRIRGERA
- the LOC134584760 gene encoding histone H1B-like translates to MSEAAPAPAAAPAVESASKKKQPKKAAGVKKAAKPSGPSVSELIVKAVSASKERSGVSLAALKKALAASGYDVEKNNSRLKLALKGLVTKSTLVQVKGSGASGSFKLNKKQAESKDKATKKKAPAKVKKPAPKKATKSPAKPKKVAAKSPKKAKKPAASAKKATKSPKKVKAAKPKKVVKSPAKKTVKSPAKKAAKPKAAKSPAKAKKAAPKKK